From one Oceanimonas doudoroffii genomic stretch:
- a CDS encoding pteridine reductase, translating into MPQPVVLITGAARRIGASISRHLHQRGYRLVLHFHHSEALARELADSLNHERPDSVHLLQQDLTRLDELNALADRALGCFGRLDALVNNASAFYPTAMGEITPAQWLELSATNAAAPLLLSQALLPALKKQRGAIVNMVDIHAKNGLQHHLPYSMAKNALATLTRGLAAELAPEVRVNGIAPGAIIWPEHELDEQQKQTVLKSVPMGRLGEPEEIAETVAFLLEGPAYLTGQIIALDGGRTCRSLPEA; encoded by the coding sequence ATGCCGCAACCCGTGGTGTTGATTACCGGCGCCGCCAGGCGCATTGGAGCCTCAATCAGTCGTCACCTTCACCAGCGGGGATACCGCCTGGTACTGCATTTTCATCACAGCGAGGCCCTGGCCAGGGAGCTGGCCGACAGTCTGAATCATGAACGCCCCGACAGCGTACACTTGTTGCAACAGGATCTGACCCGGCTTGACGAACTCAATGCCCTGGCAGATCGGGCCTTGGGCTGTTTTGGCCGCCTCGACGCCCTGGTCAACAACGCCTCTGCCTTCTATCCCACCGCCATGGGTGAGATCACTCCGGCCCAGTGGCTCGAGCTGTCGGCCACCAATGCCGCTGCCCCGCTGCTACTGAGCCAGGCCCTGCTGCCGGCGCTGAAAAAGCAACGGGGGGCTATCGTCAATATGGTGGATATTCACGCCAAAAATGGCCTGCAGCATCATCTCCCCTACAGCATGGCCAAGAATGCCCTGGCCACCCTGACCCGAGGGCTTGCGGCGGAGCTGGCTCCCGAGGTGCGAGTCAATGGCATCGCCCCCGGCGCCATCATCTGGCCCGAGCACGAGCTGGATGAGCAACAGAAGCAAACCGTGCTCAAGTCGGTGCCCATGGGGCGGCTGGGTGAGCCGGAAGAAATCGCCGAGACGGTGGCCTTTTTGCTGGAAGGGCCGGCCTACCTCACTGGTCAGATCATCGCGCTGGATGGCGGCCGCACCTGCCGTAGCCTGCCGGAGGCCTGA
- a CDS encoding CPXCG motif-containing cysteine-rich protein, with product MRDYFEQNIVCPHCGHHTRLVVDASEGDQDYYEDCQACCNAIHVCIERDELSDEVRVRVDADDEQYF from the coding sequence ATGCGTGACTATTTTGAGCAAAACATTGTCTGCCCTCATTGCGGCCATCATACCCGTCTTGTGGTGGATGCGTCCGAAGGTGATCAGGACTATTACGAAGATTGTCAGGCCTGTTGTAACGCCATACATGTTTGTATTGAGCGAGATGAGCTAAGCGATGAGGTGCGTGTTCGCGTGGATGCCGATGATGAGCAGTACTTTTGA
- a CDS encoding riboflavin synthase subunit alpha, which yields MFTGIVQGQGILLDVIEKTDFRTHVVAMPAEMLPGLALGASVAHNGCCLTVTAIEGEQVSFDLMQETLRVTNLGQLKRGDGVNLERAARFGDDIGGHAMSGHIMGQSELLERVETESNTMLRFAMPSGLGKYLFTKGYIGIDGISLTLGEVNNTGFAVHLIPETLARTNLGRVQPGYLANIEVDPQTQAIVDTVERVMASRA from the coding sequence ATGTTTACCGGAATTGTGCAAGGGCAGGGCATCCTGCTGGATGTGATTGAAAAAACCGATTTTCGCACCCATGTGGTGGCCATGCCGGCCGAGATGCTGCCGGGATTGGCCCTGGGGGCGTCGGTTGCCCATAATGGTTGCTGCCTGACGGTCACGGCCATTGAGGGAGAACAGGTCAGTTTTGACCTGATGCAGGAAACCCTGCGGGTGACCAATCTGGGTCAGCTGAAGCGCGGCGATGGTGTCAACCTGGAACGGGCTGCGCGCTTTGGCGATGATATTGGTGGCCACGCCATGTCGGGGCACATTATGGGGCAGAGCGAACTGCTTGAGCGAGTTGAAACCGAGAGCAACACCATGTTGCGTTTTGCCATGCCCTCCGGTCTTGGCAAATATCTGTTTACCAAGGGGTATATCGGTATTGACGGCATCAGCCTGACCCTGGGGGAGGTGAATAATACAGGCTTTGCCGTGCACCTGATACCGGAAACCCTGGCTCGCACCAACCTGGGGAGGGTACAGCCCGGTTACCTGGCCAATATCGAAGTGGATCCGCAAACCCAGGCCATAGTGGACACCGTGGAGCGGGTAATGGCGAGCCGCGCCTGA
- a CDS encoding MATE family efflux transporter, with amino-acid sequence MSFTPYFAETRHLLRLCGPILVAQVAQTTMSFVDTVMAGQISATDMAAVAVATSFWLPIILLVQGVVMALTPIISQLNGARRHPEVAGAVHQGFWLTLMVMVPAWLALYFSPQVLHWMDVEPLLAEKTTGYLHGILWGMPAYALYQVLRNFSEGLSHTRPTMVIGFIGLTVNVPANYVLIHGKFGLPQLGGVGCGYASALVFWAMLIAMVVYTQRSSLLSRFGVFAAVTAPDLARIGRIFRLGFPIAMAIFCEVTLFTVVALLLAPLGADVVAGHQIAINFSSLIFMLPLSLGMALTIRVGHSLGEGMAEQAKVASVSGIVFGCLLAVCTALATALSRYWISGIYTDNDYVLELAASLLLLASLYQISDSVQVIGAAALRGYKDTQMIFYITLLAYWLCGLPVGMVLGLTDWLVPAMGPHGFWIGFLVGLTIAAILLIRRLRKIYERVHHRNIAGLPLVDGV; translated from the coding sequence ATGTCTTTCACCCCATATTTTGCCGAAACACGGCATTTGCTGCGGCTGTGCGGCCCCATTCTGGTGGCGCAGGTAGCCCAGACCACCATGAGTTTTGTCGACACCGTCATGGCCGGCCAGATCAGTGCCACCGATATGGCGGCGGTGGCCGTGGCCACAAGCTTCTGGCTGCCGATCATTTTGCTGGTGCAGGGGGTGGTCATGGCACTCACCCCCATCATATCGCAACTCAACGGCGCCCGTCGTCACCCGGAGGTGGCCGGCGCCGTCCATCAGGGTTTCTGGCTTACCCTGATGGTCATGGTGCCAGCCTGGCTGGCCCTGTATTTCTCGCCCCAGGTGCTGCACTGGATGGACGTAGAACCCCTGCTGGCAGAGAAAACCACCGGCTACCTGCACGGCATTCTGTGGGGCATGCCCGCCTATGCCCTGTATCAGGTACTACGCAATTTCAGTGAAGGCCTGTCCCATACCCGGCCCACCATGGTCATCGGCTTTATTGGCCTGACGGTGAACGTGCCCGCCAACTATGTGCTGATCCACGGCAAATTCGGCCTGCCCCAGCTCGGCGGCGTGGGCTGTGGTTATGCCTCGGCGTTGGTATTCTGGGCCATGTTGATCGCCATGGTGGTGTATACACAACGCTCCAGCCTGCTTAGCCGCTTCGGTGTCTTTGCCGCCGTTACCGCCCCGGATCTGGCCCGCATCGGGCGCATTTTCCGCCTTGGCTTCCCTATTGCCATGGCCATTTTCTGCGAAGTTACCCTGTTTACCGTGGTGGCATTGCTATTGGCTCCACTGGGGGCCGATGTGGTGGCCGGGCATCAGATCGCCATCAATTTTTCCAGCCTGATTTTCATGCTGCCACTGAGCCTTGGCATGGCACTGACCATCAGGGTGGGACACAGCCTGGGCGAAGGCATGGCCGAACAGGCCAAGGTTGCCAGCGTCTCGGGCATCGTCTTTGGTTGCCTGCTGGCGGTGTGCACGGCTCTGGCCACCGCCCTGTCCCGGTACTGGATAAGCGGTATCTATACCGACAACGATTACGTGCTGGAACTGGCCGCCAGCCTGCTGTTGCTGGCGTCTCTGTATCAGATTTCCGACTCGGTGCAGGTCATTGGTGCCGCCGCCCTGCGTGGTTACAAAGACACCCAGATGATTTTCTACATTACCCTGCTGGCCTACTGGCTGTGCGGCCTGCCGGTAGGCATGGTACTGGGACTGACCGACTGGCTGGTGCCCGCCATGGGCCCTCACGGCTTCTGGATTGGTTTTCTGGTAGGCTTGACCATAGCGGCAATCCTTTTGATTCGGCGGTTACGTAAAATTTATGAACGGGTCCATCATCGCAATATTGCTGGCCTGCCTCTGGTTGACGGGGTGTAA
- a CDS encoding DUF3080 domain-containing protein produces the protein MNGSIIAILLACLWLTGCNDRQALKPAFDTYLSRVANVLGVDAPSLGEPPPLPTLPAQRRLQLPQPRVSAGLLDTLKLGECRLLGLVSEHNSPIGKSQNAGAVLLYHLHFQQGLEDCLAQSHDDELHAWLAALQQQKAPLLPGYHWNMMVAEPEIRAALTPRQRPVPPDHRGFQSTLHAFALFADLQRQAAGHLSLKGIDATEFNSRLGGLYNNHYLGELYYSLHSAAHYLQQSLDFLQRLTQFDCDPAGQADAERLRNAMEHYYIKDIQGQLSELDRRFVQLAPLLAQSLSAPTERYSAMAEYRNWYASGLESQIYVRYRRLTLEHARAWQDFLRRCNLSPG, from the coding sequence ATGAACGGGTCCATCATCGCAATATTGCTGGCCTGCCTCTGGTTGACGGGGTGTAATGACCGGCAGGCTCTTAAACCCGCCTTTGACACCTACCTGAGTCGTGTCGCCAATGTGTTGGGAGTCGATGCTCCCTCTCTTGGCGAACCACCGCCGCTGCCCACATTGCCTGCCCAGCGCCGACTGCAATTGCCCCAGCCGCGCGTCAGCGCCGGCCTGCTCGACACCCTGAAACTGGGAGAATGCCGGCTGCTGGGGCTGGTGAGTGAGCACAACAGCCCCATTGGTAAAAGCCAAAACGCCGGCGCCGTGCTGCTGTACCACCTGCATTTTCAGCAAGGCCTTGAGGACTGCCTGGCACAGAGTCACGATGACGAGTTGCACGCCTGGCTGGCCGCATTGCAACAACAAAAAGCACCGCTATTGCCCGGCTATCACTGGAACATGATGGTGGCCGAGCCGGAGATACGAGCAGCCCTCACTCCCCGCCAGCGGCCGGTGCCGCCGGATCACCGCGGTTTTCAGTCAACCCTCCACGCCTTTGCCCTGTTTGCCGACCTCCAGCGACAGGCCGCAGGCCACCTCTCACTGAAAGGCATTGACGCCACCGAGTTCAATTCGCGCCTGGGTGGCCTTTATAACAATCATTACCTGGGCGAACTCTATTATTCATTGCACAGCGCCGCCCATTACCTGCAGCAAAGCCTCGACTTTCTGCAACGACTGACCCAGTTCGACTGTGACCCGGCAGGACAGGCCGACGCCGAACGGCTGCGCAATGCCATGGAACATTACTACATTAAGGACATTCAGGGGCAGCTGAGCGAGCTGGACCGCCGCTTTGTTCAACTCGCCCCCCTGCTGGCCCAAAGCCTGTCGGCACCGACGGAGCGATATTCGGCCATGGCCGAATATCGCAACTGGTACGCCTCCGGCCTTGAAAGCCAGATCTATGTTCGCTACCGTCGCCTGACCCTCGAGCACGCCAGGGCATGGCAAGACTTTCTGCGCCGGTGCAATCTTTCACCGGGATGA
- a CDS encoding cytochrome c peroxidase — protein MTINSQPLGRAATSTDLQPSLPLKSSGKKIIINVSLITMAILSFAPQVQSQAVTYTEQQQALAEFGKHVFFDEDMSTPSNAQGCVSCHDPNQGWTFPDSDTNLGPVGSPGAQPDDRGKIKPPTVAYGSFARHFQPCNENNPFGLVEWCGGVFWDGRAEGTGPVGSYPEGDGAVSETVTMESLRLRKIRVGWNSYIDLEQEYAPFLGALADQALNPAQPGIEQNAGERKICMKVKGAHKRLYEKAFGEPVSCSTNPNRLDHKMVFRRVALALSAYQGSPDVNSFSSLRDLALYRELGCKGEVDFASYASTQLCNQLENVKPDQATWGEFPLAFVGTGLKPYEIREINRGHDIFYGIESAPDSLNDGNPGPLRQNASGPIVTGNPQFAGRGIAALCVACHADRPFVDDGTEPRQLYTDQGYHNIGVPFNRDIPNTVKGEIAGLVGHVSHNFYSGTEIHPGEFRSPTLREVAKGEEPNFVKAFAHNGYFKSLEGIIHFYGSRDLKKRCDHVPEGERRPNPIPFGNPFIANYDVIDSPVANATEAEARASDCWPEPEFFNAAPIVVGQFDFYPEEEKALAAYIRALSDTHIAATP, from the coding sequence ATGACCATAAATAGCCAACCATTGGGTCGGGCGGCAACGTCCACCGATTTACAACCTTCATTACCGCTGAAGTCTTCGGGGAAAAAAATAATCATTAATGTATCCCTGATAACCATGGCGATATTATCGTTTGCTCCCCAAGTTCAATCCCAGGCCGTCACATATACCGAGCAGCAGCAGGCACTGGCTGAATTCGGTAAACATGTATTTTTTGATGAAGATATGTCGACCCCCAGTAATGCTCAGGGCTGCGTATCCTGCCACGATCCCAACCAGGGCTGGACTTTCCCTGATTCTGATACCAACCTGGGTCCGGTGGGAAGCCCCGGTGCACAACCCGATGATCGCGGCAAAATAAAGCCGCCTACCGTGGCGTATGGCAGTTTTGCCCGGCATTTTCAGCCCTGTAATGAAAATAATCCTTTCGGGTTGGTTGAATGGTGCGGGGGGGTGTTCTGGGATGGGCGGGCCGAAGGCACCGGCCCTGTGGGCTCTTACCCCGAAGGGGATGGTGCGGTCAGCGAAACGGTGACCATGGAAAGCCTGCGGTTGCGTAAGATAAGAGTTGGCTGGAACTCGTACATCGATCTGGAGCAGGAATACGCCCCTTTTCTCGGAGCATTGGCCGATCAGGCTTTGAATCCGGCTCAGCCCGGTATTGAACAAAATGCGGGCGAACGCAAGATTTGCATGAAGGTGAAAGGGGCTCACAAGCGACTTTATGAAAAGGCATTTGGGGAGCCGGTAAGTTGTTCCACCAATCCCAATAGGCTTGATCACAAGATGGTGTTCAGGCGTGTAGCCCTGGCGTTGTCCGCCTATCAGGGCTCACCGGATGTCAACTCATTCAGTTCGTTGAGGGATCTTGCCCTGTACCGGGAGCTCGGCTGTAAGGGGGAGGTAGACTTTGCTTCATATGCCTCAACTCAGCTGTGTAACCAGCTGGAAAACGTAAAGCCGGATCAAGCCACCTGGGGTGAGTTTCCCCTGGCCTTTGTGGGTACAGGTTTAAAACCTTACGAGATTAGGGAAATAAACCGCGGCCATGATATTTTTTATGGCATAGAAAGTGCGCCTGACAGCCTAAATGATGGTAACCCTGGCCCTCTTCGCCAAAACGCCAGTGGCCCCATTGTGACGGGTAATCCTCAGTTTGCTGGCAGAGGTATCGCCGCGCTCTGTGTCGCATGCCATGCAGACAGGCCTTTTGTTGATGACGGCACCGAGCCGCGTCAGCTTTATACCGATCAGGGTTATCACAATATCGGCGTCCCCTTTAATCGTGATATTCCCAATACCGTCAAGGGAGAGATCGCAGGTTTGGTGGGGCATGTTAGCCATAACTTCTATAGCGGAACCGAGATTCACCCGGGTGAGTTCCGTTCTCCCACCCTGCGCGAAGTTGCCAAAGGTGAAGAGCCAAATTTCGTCAAGGCATTTGCACATAATGGTTACTTCAAGAGCCTGGAGGGCATCATTCACTTCTACGGCAGCCGCGACCTGAAAAAACGTTGCGACCATGTGCCGGAAGGTGAACGCAGGCCCAATCCGATTCCCTTTGGCAACCCCTTTATTGCCAACTACGACGTGATTGACTCGCCGGTTGCCAATGCGACTGAAGCCGAAGCGCGTGCAAGCGATTGCTGGCCGGAGCCCGAGTTTTTCAATGCCGCGCCCATTGTGGTGGGTCAGTTTGACTTCTATCCCGAAGAAGAAAAGGCGCTGGCTGCCTACATCAGGGCATTGAGCGATACGCACATCGCCGCGACGCCATGA
- a CDS encoding aminotransferase class III-fold pyridoxal phosphate-dependent enzyme translates to MNNPSLNTHWMPFTPNKGFKASPRMLTGAKGMHWITDDNRQVLDMTAGLWCCNAGHGNPHIAEAIARQARELDYAPCFGFGHPLAFELSERLAHLAPGNLNRVFYTNSGSESVETALKMALAYHHARGEAGRQLFIGRERGYHGVNFGGIAVGGITNNYKAFGQWLPTDHLSHTQDLRRNAFSRGLPLHGGIDMANELEKLIRLHDASRIAAVIIEPISGAGGVLPPPVGYLQRIREICDQHGILLIFDEVICGFGRTGEAFASQTFQVQPDIMTTAKGLTNGAAPMGAVLAGDHVYDAVMEASASGVEFFHGYTYSAHPLACAAAMATLDVYEQDGLYQRGDADGEISQYFERGLHSLKGLPGVIDIRNYSLIAAVEFDAPAGTDIQAMAWEQGLMLRSLGNAIAMSPPLILEKEHVDQTVGILERCIRQHFK, encoded by the coding sequence ATGAACAACCCCTCCCTGAACACCCACTGGATGCCGTTTACCCCCAACAAGGGCTTCAAGGCCAGTCCCCGTATGCTCACCGGTGCCAAAGGCATGCACTGGATCACCGACGACAACCGCCAGGTCCTGGACATGACTGCCGGCCTTTGGTGCTGCAACGCCGGCCACGGCAACCCGCATATTGCCGAGGCCATCGCCCGCCAGGCCCGGGAGCTCGACTATGCCCCCTGCTTCGGTTTTGGCCACCCGCTGGCGTTTGAGTTGTCGGAGCGGCTCGCCCACCTTGCGCCGGGCAACCTGAATCGCGTGTTTTATACCAATTCCGGCTCTGAGTCGGTGGAAACCGCCCTGAAAATGGCCCTGGCCTACCACCACGCCCGAGGAGAGGCCGGGCGCCAGCTGTTTATTGGCCGGGAACGCGGTTATCACGGGGTCAACTTCGGCGGCATCGCGGTGGGTGGCATCACCAACAACTACAAGGCCTTTGGCCAGTGGCTGCCTACCGACCACTTATCTCATACTCAGGATCTGCGCCGAAACGCCTTTTCCCGTGGTCTGCCCCTGCATGGCGGCATAGACATGGCCAACGAGCTGGAAAAACTCATACGCCTGCACGATGCCAGCCGCATTGCCGCCGTCATTATTGAACCCATTAGCGGCGCCGGCGGCGTATTGCCTCCTCCCGTCGGTTACCTGCAGCGCATTCGGGAGATCTGCGATCAACATGGCATATTGCTTATCTTTGACGAGGTGATCTGTGGCTTTGGTCGTACCGGCGAGGCCTTTGCCAGCCAGACGTTCCAGGTGCAGCCTGACATCATGACTACCGCCAAGGGGCTGACCAACGGCGCCGCCCCCATGGGGGCCGTGCTGGCCGGTGATCATGTTTACGATGCCGTCATGGAAGCCAGCGCCAGCGGCGTTGAGTTCTTCCATGGCTACACCTATTCGGCTCATCCCCTCGCCTGTGCCGCCGCCATGGCCACCCTGGATGTGTATGAACAGGACGGTCTGTACCAGCGCGGCGACGCCGATGGCGAAATCAGCCAATACTTTGAAAGAGGTTTGCACAGCCTGAAAGGCCTGCCCGGCGTCATCGACATTCGCAATTACTCGCTGATCGCCGCCGTGGAATTCGATGCCCCCGCCGGCACCGACATACAAGCCATGGCATGGGAACAAGGGCTGATGCTGCGCTCCCTGGGCAATGCCATCGCCATGTCCCCTCCCCTTATTCTTGAAAAGGAGCATGTGGATCAGACCGTCGGCATTCTGGAGCGCTGTATTCGCCAACACTTTAAATGA
- a CDS encoding FMN-dependent NADH-azoreductase yields the protein MTQTLILKSSILGEHSESGRLLDYFTSLVDEPQVRVRDLAASPLPMLDGEGAQALRGGDNLNERQRELLALSDELVAELKTADRVVISAPMYNFHVPVQLKAWVDLICRAGVTFRYTEQGPQGLLTGKKAVVVSTRGGQYQGSDLDMITPYMRTVLGFVGIRDVEFVYAEGLAMSGEGRESGLSEARGLLSELAAG from the coding sequence ATGACTCAAACACTGATACTGAAATCCAGCATACTGGGAGAGCACTCCGAATCCGGCCGCCTGCTGGACTATTTCACCTCCCTTGTCGATGAGCCTCAGGTTCGAGTGCGGGATCTGGCCGCCTCGCCGCTGCCGATGCTGGATGGTGAAGGCGCCCAGGCTTTGCGTGGCGGAGATAACCTCAATGAACGTCAGCGTGAATTGCTGGCGCTCTCCGATGAGCTGGTGGCGGAGCTGAAAACCGCGGACCGCGTGGTTATTTCCGCACCCATGTATAACTTTCATGTACCGGTACAGCTCAAAGCCTGGGTCGATCTGATCTGTCGGGCCGGCGTTACCTTCCGTTATACCGAGCAGGGTCCTCAGGGGCTGCTGACCGGCAAGAAGGCAGTGGTGGTATCCACCCGTGGCGGCCAATACCAGGGCAGCGACCTCGATATGATCACGCCTTACATGCGGACCGTGCTCGGGTTTGTGGGGATCCGGGACGTTGAGTTCGTATACGCGGAAGGCCTGGCCATGAGCGGAGAGGGCCGTGAATCTGGGCTGAGTGAGGCTCGCGGCCTGCTGAGCGAGCTGGCCGCCGGCTAA